A genomic region of Streptomyces rimosus contains the following coding sequences:
- a CDS encoding NADP-dependent oxidoreductase has protein sequence MKAVIAHSYGDPDTLTWTDQPDPKVGPDSVLVRVKAAGVNPVDWKVLAGYLDPMMDVHFPLIPGWDVAGVVEAVGQDATEFDVGDEVVGYVRKDEVQHGTFAELVAAPVRTLARKPAALDWQQAAGLPLAGLTALQSLDRVGLAKGETVLVHAAAGGVGSFAVQIAVARGARVIGTASERNHDFLRSLGAEPVTYGDGLADRVREVAPDGVDAAVDFVGNGVIDVSQELLRDTSRVASIADSEVKQKGGHMVWVRPDHAGLTALGDLADAGKLTVHVDTVLPLSEAAEAFRRSQEGRTRGKIVLEAS, from the coding sequence ATGAAGGCAGTCATCGCGCACAGCTACGGCGACCCCGACACGCTCACCTGGACCGATCAGCCCGACCCCAAGGTGGGGCCGGACTCGGTGCTGGTGCGGGTGAAGGCGGCCGGGGTGAATCCGGTGGACTGGAAGGTGCTGGCGGGATATCTCGATCCGATGATGGACGTGCACTTCCCGCTGATCCCCGGCTGGGACGTGGCCGGTGTCGTGGAGGCGGTCGGCCAGGACGCGACCGAGTTCGACGTCGGTGACGAGGTCGTCGGGTACGTACGCAAGGACGAGGTCCAGCACGGCACGTTCGCCGAGCTGGTCGCCGCGCCCGTACGGACCCTGGCACGCAAACCCGCGGCCCTCGACTGGCAGCAGGCCGCCGGGCTGCCGCTCGCCGGGCTCACCGCCCTCCAGTCCCTGGACCGGGTCGGCCTGGCCAAGGGGGAGACGGTGCTGGTACACGCCGCGGCGGGCGGCGTCGGATCGTTCGCCGTGCAGATCGCGGTGGCCCGCGGCGCCCGCGTCATCGGTACGGCCAGCGAGCGCAACCACGACTTCCTGCGCTCCCTGGGCGCCGAGCCCGTGACGTACGGCGACGGCCTGGCCGACCGGGTGCGGGAGGTGGCCCCCGACGGGGTGGACGCGGCCGTGGACTTCGTCGGCAACGGCGTCATCGATGTCTCGCAGGAACTGCTGCGGGACACCTCCCGCGTCGCCTCCATCGCCGACAGCGAGGTGAAGCAGAAGGGCGGGCACATGGTGTGGGTGCGGCCGGACCACGCTGGTCTGACGGCGCTGGGCGACCTGGCCGACGCCGGGAAGCTCACCGTGCACGTCGATACGGTGCTGCCGCTGTCCGAGGCGGCCGAGGCGTTCCGCCGCAGCCAGGAGGGCCGGACGCGCGGGAAGATCGTGCTGGAGGCATCCTGA
- a CDS encoding methyltransferase domain-containing protein codes for MVDAVALRRGCVAAIDGYGGGYFHERDWLRAAFLEVPREHFVPDRVWWPTRRDGRFPLLDRNERPGQWLKAVYRPLAALITQIDDGRVRPEDGPAAEGCFTSSVSCSAVIVDMLHHLDPQPHERVLEIGTGSGYTTALLARRVGAANIVTVEIDPDLARRAAGNLDALGLAPHAVVGDGEGGYAAAAPYDRILSTAAVRHIPAAWPRQVRPGGVIITPIDTPYNTDALLRLVCDGQGNATGRLIKPVTFMKTRAQRPRRSYGELGWPGWSEHRVTVGADGQRIDMGRP; via the coding sequence ATGGTGGACGCGGTGGCGCTGCGGCGGGGGTGCGTGGCGGCGATCGACGGGTACGGCGGTGGGTACTTCCACGAGCGTGACTGGCTGCGGGCGGCGTTCCTGGAGGTGCCGCGCGAGCACTTCGTACCGGACCGGGTGTGGTGGCCCACCCGGCGGGACGGGCGCTTCCCGCTGCTGGACCGGAACGAGCGGCCGGGGCAGTGGCTCAAGGCCGTCTACCGGCCCCTCGCCGCGCTGATCACGCAGATCGACGACGGGCGGGTGCGCCCCGAGGACGGGCCGGCCGCAGAGGGGTGTTTCACCAGTTCCGTCTCCTGCAGCGCGGTCATCGTCGACATGCTGCACCACCTGGACCCGCAGCCGCACGAGCGGGTGCTGGAGATAGGCACGGGCAGCGGCTACACCACCGCCCTGCTGGCCCGCCGCGTCGGCGCCGCCAACATCGTCACCGTGGAGATCGACCCCGACCTGGCCCGGCGGGCCGCCGGCAATCTCGACGCCCTCGGCCTGGCCCCGCACGCCGTGGTCGGCGACGGCGAGGGCGGCTACGCGGCTGCCGCGCCGTACGACCGGATTCTGTCCACGGCCGCCGTCCGTCACATACCGGCCGCCTGGCCTCGTCAGGTACGCCCCGGTGGGGTGATCATCACGCCGATCGACACCCCGTACAACACCGACGCCCTGCTCAGACTCGTCTGCGACGGGCAGGGCAACGCCACCGGCCGTCTCATCAAACCCGTCACGTTCATGAAGACGCGCGCCCAGCGGCCCCGCCGCTCCTACGGAGAGCTGGGCTGGCCCGGGTGGAGCGAGCACCGCGTCACCGTCGGGGCGGACGGGCAGCGCATCGACATGGGCAGGCCGTGA
- a CDS encoding CapA family protein has product MRPTHGRAAPAALAALAALTLLAAGCGPQQPATGRHGATPGQPAGAAEPGGFTLLATGDVLPHTEIIEQARKDAHGRGYDFGPMLAGVRPQVSGADLAICHMETVYGADGGPFTGYPAFTSPPQVAAALKATGYDSCSTASNHTLDAGADGVRRTLGALDAAGVRHAGSARSADEAARPALLKAGRATVAQLAYTYGTNGIAVPEGQPWTVGLIDRDTILTDARAARRAGADVVVVSLHWGTEWQQEPDGQQRALARDLTAARTGDRPDIDLIIGTHAHVPQAYEKVNGTWVVYGMGDQLAGYMYNPQGAVDSRGNQSSMARFTFAPPHAAGGRWNVTKAEFIPQFTDVDRDFRVLPLTEAAPRGSAYARARDAIRDVVLSRGAADDGLTMTG; this is encoded by the coding sequence GTGAGACCCACGCACGGGCGGGCCGCTCCCGCCGCTCTGGCCGCCCTGGCGGCGCTGACGCTCCTGGCGGCGGGATGCGGCCCCCAGCAGCCCGCCACCGGACGGCACGGCGCCACCCCGGGGCAGCCCGCCGGGGCCGCGGAGCCCGGCGGCTTCACCCTCCTCGCCACCGGCGACGTCCTCCCGCACACCGAGATCATCGAGCAGGCCCGCAAGGACGCGCACGGCCGCGGCTACGACTTCGGGCCCATGCTCGCCGGGGTACGCCCGCAGGTGTCCGGCGCCGACCTGGCGATCTGCCACATGGAGACGGTGTACGGCGCGGACGGCGGACCCTTCACCGGCTACCCCGCGTTCACGTCCCCGCCGCAAGTAGCCGCCGCCCTCAAGGCCACCGGCTACGACTCCTGCTCCACCGCCTCCAACCACACCCTGGACGCCGGTGCCGACGGGGTGCGCCGCACGCTGGGAGCCCTGGACGCGGCGGGCGTACGGCACGCCGGTTCGGCCCGTTCCGCCGACGAGGCGGCCCGTCCCGCTCTGCTCAAGGCCGGGCGGGCGACGGTCGCCCAGCTCGCGTACACGTACGGCACCAACGGCATCGCCGTACCCGAAGGACAGCCCTGGACGGTCGGTCTGATCGACCGGGACACGATCCTCACCGATGCGCGGGCCGCCCGCCGGGCGGGCGCCGACGTGGTCGTGGTCAGCCTCCACTGGGGCACCGAATGGCAGCAGGAACCCGACGGGCAACAGCGCGCCCTCGCCCGTGACCTCACCGCCGCCCGCACCGGCGACCGCCCCGACATCGACTTGATCATCGGCACCCACGCGCACGTCCCGCAGGCGTACGAGAAGGTCAACGGCACCTGGGTCGTCTACGGGATGGGCGACCAGCTGGCGGGCTACATGTACAACCCGCAGGGCGCGGTGGACTCCCGCGGCAACCAGAGCTCGATGGCCCGCTTCACCTTCGCCCCGCCGCACGCGGCGGGCGGCCGCTGGAACGTCACCAAGGCGGAGTTCATCCCGCAATTCACGGACGTGGACCGCGACTTCCGTGTCCTCCCGCTGACCGAGGCGGCGCCCCGCGGCTCCGCCTACGCGCGCGCCCGCGACGCCATCCGCGACGTGGTCCTGTCGCGGGGCGCCGCCGACGACGGCCTGACGATGACCGGTTGA
- a CDS encoding peptidase inhibitor family I36 protein has product MSPLKTLVRSTGVLAAAGCLGFTVMSAPAQAASGACEQNHVCLWSGKNFTGTSGKIAAQPGKCYNSRSVPAQSMNNNTRYFLRTFPKANCKGHGWTMNWGTKSNDLPQGVMSFMPVK; this is encoded by the coding sequence ATGTCTCCTCTCAAGACCCTGGTCCGCTCCACGGGCGTGCTGGCCGCCGCGGGCTGTCTCGGCTTCACGGTCATGTCCGCGCCCGCGCAGGCCGCGAGCGGCGCGTGCGAGCAGAACCACGTCTGCCTCTGGTCGGGGAAGAACTTCACCGGCACGTCCGGCAAGATCGCCGCGCAGCCCGGCAAGTGCTACAACAGCCGTTCCGTGCCGGCGCAGTCGATGAACAACAACACGCGGTACTTCCTGCGCACGTTCCCCAAGGCCAACTGCAAGGGCCACGGCTGGACGATGAACTGGGGCACGAAGTCCAACGACCTTCCCCAGGGCGTCATGAGCTTTATGCCCGTCAAGTGA
- a CDS encoding cytochrome P450 produces MASRTRIDTPGRNEHRLHTVPLRHVLGGLRAGGPLGLMERTGRRSQGALTRLELGAFRPFLVTHPDHLRHVLRDHGANYRRGTAMWKAMGRLTGMGIAGEGPQWRASRELWCRGLSGGAHVFADGTADAVAGAVADLERRVAAGATVDALTEMTRVVLRVVNPAFFGSRIPQGECDRLAAAVAVAFDSLLWRMALPFVPLAVPLPGDRAFTRATRTVNGILLPLIRRARHAHHRGPDLMSTLLDGADADGRALGDAHVAQDIVAMFVAGSESSALTLTWAWVALAGHADIAAEVRREADAVLGGGPPRPEHARRLVFTRRVLAEVCRLYAMAWAVPRTAVAEDVIGGVTVPAGATLVLSPYLTHRLPAFWERPLRFDPGRFTDERVRGRHPLAYLPFGDGPHQCVGQSFFFQQAALVVATMMSRFRIAVPTPAEPRAAVALRPRSRVDLALTPRG; encoded by the coding sequence ATGGCGAGCCGTACCCGTATCGATACGCCTGGTCGTAACGAGCACCGGCTGCACACCGTCCCCCTGCGCCATGTCCTCGGCGGCCTGCGGGCGGGTGGTCCGCTGGGGCTGATGGAACGTACCGGGCGCCGGTCGCAGGGCGCGCTGACCCGGCTGGAGCTGGGCGCCTTCCGGCCCTTCCTGGTCACCCACCCCGATCATCTGCGGCACGTCCTGCGCGACCACGGTGCGAACTACCGCCGGGGCACCGCGATGTGGAAGGCGATGGGGCGGCTGACGGGGATGGGGATCGCGGGCGAGGGGCCGCAGTGGCGGGCCAGCCGTGAGCTGTGGTGCCGGGGACTGTCGGGCGGTGCGCACGTCTTCGCCGACGGGACGGCCGACGCGGTCGCCGGGGCGGTGGCGGACCTGGAGCGGCGGGTGGCGGCGGGCGCGACGGTGGACGCGCTGACGGAGATGACCCGTGTCGTGCTCCGGGTCGTGAATCCGGCGTTCTTCGGCTCGCGCATTCCGCAGGGGGAGTGCGACCGGCTCGCCGCGGCGGTCGCCGTCGCGTTCGACTCGCTGCTGTGGCGCATGGCGCTGCCTTTCGTACCGCTCGCCGTGCCGTTGCCGGGCGATCGCGCCTTCACCCGCGCCACCCGTACGGTCAACGGCATCCTGCTGCCGCTGATCCGCCGGGCACGGCACGCGCACCACCGCGGCCCGGACCTGATGAGCACGCTGCTCGACGGGGCGGACGCGGACGGCCGGGCGCTGGGCGACGCGCATGTGGCCCAGGACATCGTGGCCATGTTCGTGGCGGGTTCGGAGTCCAGCGCCCTGACGCTGACGTGGGCCTGGGTCGCCCTCGCCGGGCATGCCGACATCGCGGCGGAGGTGCGCCGGGAGGCCGACGCGGTGCTCGGCGGCGGGCCGCCCCGGCCCGAGCACGCCCGCCGGCTGGTGTTCACCCGGAGGGTGCTGGCCGAGGTCTGCCGCCTGTACGCGATGGCGTGGGCGGTGCCGCGGACGGCCGTCGCCGAGGACGTCATCGGCGGGGTGACCGTTCCGGCCGGCGCCACGCTGGTGCTGTCCCCGTACCTGACCCACCGGCTGCCCGCCTTCTGGGAGCGGCCGCTGCGCTTCGACCCCGGCCGTTTCACCGACGAGCGCGTACGGGGCCGGCACCCGCTGGCGTACCTGCCGTTCGGCGACGGACCCCACCAGTGCGTCGGCCAGTCGTTCTTCTTCCAGCAGGCGGCCCTCGTCGTGGCCACGATGATGAGCCGTTTCCGTATCGCCGTGCCGACGCCGGCCGAGCCCAGGGCCGCGGTCGCGCTGCGCCCGCGGAGCCGTGTCGATCTGGCGCTCACCCCGCGCGGCTGA
- a CDS encoding terpene synthase family protein: MTGTRDGVLGRAAVGVQEHGGAEQVRVVLPPRYCPLPSAVHPDAGRLNARAAHWLNGYGLCRDGAQRVRMTGNDVGGFYGRIMPRAPGDRLQLAVDWCALMFAFDDQHCDEGPASLRAGDFAGFATRLLRVLEAPGTVPGDDRDPFLAAAGDLAARCRAEGTPVQVRRMVDGHRAWFLGVLWEFGCRLGDRTPSLDDYAHLRQHTAAGTATTSWTEIVDGAEIPGAVMDAPVVRALSELAFTTAAFDDDLFSYGKERWLAARDPRPARCRLNIVDILAAEHGLGLEAATAAAVDLCNRLTLRFVRLRDQVLPGAQEPLRRYLGHLSHLIRGNLEWGLRAGRYTNPDGRHPGAVRTTGSFTPAAPRADAPPPIPSIAWWWDRF; the protein is encoded by the coding sequence GTGACGGGCACGCGGGACGGTGTCCTCGGCCGGGCCGCCGTCGGCGTACAGGAGCACGGTGGCGCCGAGCAGGTCCGTGTCGTACTCCCCCCGCGCTACTGCCCGCTGCCCAGCGCCGTCCACCCGGACGCCGGCCGGCTGAACGCGCGCGCGGCGCACTGGCTGAACGGGTACGGCCTGTGCCGGGACGGCGCGCAGCGGGTGCGGATGACCGGCAACGACGTCGGGGGCTTCTACGGCCGCATCATGCCCCGGGCGCCGGGCGACCGCCTCCAGCTGGCGGTGGACTGGTGCGCGCTGATGTTCGCCTTCGACGACCAGCACTGCGACGAGGGCCCGGCCAGCCTGCGCGCCGGGGACTTCGCGGGCTTCGCCACGCGCCTGCTGCGGGTGCTGGAGGCGCCGGGGACGGTACCGGGCGACGACCGGGACCCGTTCCTGGCAGCGGCCGGCGACCTGGCGGCGCGCTGTCGTGCCGAAGGCACACCGGTGCAGGTCAGGCGCATGGTGGACGGGCACCGCGCCTGGTTTCTCGGCGTTCTGTGGGAGTTCGGCTGCCGTCTGGGCGACCGTACGCCGTCCCTGGACGACTACGCCCACCTGCGCCAGCACACCGCGGCCGGTACGGCGACCACCAGTTGGACGGAGATTGTCGACGGCGCGGAGATACCCGGCGCGGTGATGGACGCGCCCGTGGTGCGCGCGCTCAGTGAACTGGCCTTCACCACTGCGGCCTTCGACGACGACCTGTTCTCCTACGGCAAGGAACGCTGGCTGGCCGCCCGTGACCCGAGGCCCGCACGCTGCCGGCTGAACATCGTCGACATCCTCGCCGCCGAACACGGCCTGGGCCTCGAAGCGGCGACGGCCGCGGCCGTCGACCTGTGCAACCGGCTCACCCTGCGCTTCGTACGGCTGCGGGATCAGGTGCTGCCCGGAGCGCAGGAGCCGCTGCGGCGCTACCTCGGCCACCTCTCCCACCTGATCCGCGGCAACCTCGAATGGGGCCTGCGCGCCGGACGTTACACCAACCCCGACGGCCGCCACCCCGGCGCCGTCCGTACCACCGGCTCCTTCACCCCGGCCGCGCCGCGCGCCGACGCGCCGCCGCCGATCCCGTCCATCGCCTGGTGGTGGGACCGGTTCTGA
- a CDS encoding bifunctional phosphatase PAP2/diacylglycerol kinase family protein, with protein sequence MRKLLSTWDRRIFDSVASRHWPGAQRVLPRLTRTADHGVLWMGIAAGAAVLGGRPMRRAALRGVASLATASATVNTLGKRSVRRDRPLLDAVPVIRQLSRQPFTTSFPSGHAASAAAFATGVAFENKWWGLALAPVAASVAFSRVYTGVHYPGDVLAGAALGVGAALAVRGLAPTRAQLAPPARPAADAPALPGGRGLFVVANHASGQRTGPRPDREQEVRSVLPEAEVVLCGDPECPPMDKALEEAAGQAKRAGGALGVLGGDGTVCAAATAAVRHGVPLAVLPGGTRNHFAYDLGIETLGDAARAVTSGEAVAVDLAGFRTARGGDPTYFLNTFSVGAYPELVRVREEWAGRIGAWPAGVLAAWKVLRTADPVTVEVNGKRREVWLLFAGNCAYRGLGLAPVRRHDLADGVLDVRVVHGGRLARTRLLTAALTGALRHSPVLSESRVRSLRIGGLTEGSVLAYDGEVADAPRELTICKENEALTVYRLLPE encoded by the coding sequence ATGCGAAAGCTGCTGAGCACATGGGACCGCCGGATCTTCGACAGCGTGGCGTCACGGCACTGGCCGGGCGCGCAGCGGGTGCTGCCCCGGCTGACGCGCACCGCCGACCACGGCGTCCTGTGGATGGGCATCGCGGCGGGCGCCGCCGTCCTGGGCGGACGGCCGATGCGGCGGGCCGCGCTGCGCGGTGTGGCCTCGCTGGCGACGGCGTCGGCGACGGTCAACACCCTGGGCAAGCGCTCCGTCCGCCGCGACCGGCCGCTGCTGGACGCCGTGCCGGTGATACGGCAGCTGAGCCGCCAGCCGTTCACCACCTCCTTCCCGTCCGGCCACGCGGCCTCGGCGGCGGCGTTCGCCACCGGTGTCGCGTTCGAGAACAAGTGGTGGGGGCTGGCCCTGGCGCCGGTCGCCGCCTCCGTCGCGTTCTCCCGCGTGTACACCGGTGTGCACTATCCGGGCGACGTGCTGGCGGGCGCCGCGCTCGGGGTGGGCGCGGCGCTGGCCGTACGGGGGCTCGCGCCGACCCGGGCACAGCTGGCGCCCCCGGCGCGCCCGGCGGCCGACGCGCCCGCGCTGCCCGGGGGCCGCGGGCTGTTCGTGGTGGCCAACCACGCGTCCGGGCAGCGCACCGGGCCGCGCCCCGACCGGGAGCAGGAGGTGCGCAGCGTGCTGCCGGAGGCCGAGGTGGTGCTGTGCGGCGATCCGGAGTGCCCGCCGATGGACAAGGCGCTGGAGGAGGCCGCCGGGCAGGCCAAGCGGGCGGGCGGCGCGCTGGGGGTGCTGGGCGGCGACGGCACGGTCTGCGCCGCGGCGACGGCCGCCGTACGGCACGGCGTGCCGCTGGCGGTGCTGCCCGGCGGCACCCGCAACCACTTCGCGTACGACCTGGGCATCGAGACCCTGGGGGACGCCGCCCGCGCGGTGACCAGCGGTGAGGCGGTCGCGGTGGACCTGGCCGGTTTCCGTACCGCGCGGGGCGGGGACCCGACGTACTTCCTCAACACCTTCTCCGTCGGCGCGTACCCGGAGCTGGTGCGGGTGCGCGAGGAGTGGGCGGGCCGGATCGGGGCCTGGCCGGCCGGGGTGCTGGCGGCCTGGAAGGTGCTGCGCACGGCCGACCCGGTGACGGTGGAGGTCAACGGGAAGCGGCGGGAGGTCTGGTTGCTGTTCGCGGGCAACTGCGCGTACCGCGGGCTGGGCCTGGCGCCGGTGCGGCGGCACGACCTGGCGGACGGCGTGCTGGACGTGCGGGTGGTGCACGGCGGGCGGCTGGCCCGTACGCGGCTGCTGACCGCGGCCCTGACGGGCGCGCTGCGGCACTCCCCCGTACTGAGCGAGTCCCGGGTGCGCTCGCTGCGGATCGGCGGGCTCACGGAGGGCAGCGTGCTGGCGTACGACGGTGAAGTGGCGGACGCCCCGCGCGAGTTGACGATCTGCAAGGAGAACGAGGCGTTGACCGTCTACCGCCTGCTGCCCGAATAG
- a CDS encoding aminoglycoside adenylyltransferase family protein, producing MDQLAQTAGLVSDVLGPDLLGTYLHGSAVLGGLAPASDLDVLAVTRRSLDDRQRRALLAGLLEISGLTAAVRPVELTVVVQSEVRPWRFPPTGDFLYGEWLRDTLRASGPPMPEPMPDLALVLTMVLAGDHPLTGPPPAELLDPVPHPDLVRASVESIPGLLADLADDTRNVLLTLARIWTTLATGHVVPKHTAADWALTHLPAQHRPALQHARDLYLTTLYEDEVWPRELMEQVRPHVDEVLARTLALRRHPLDTVPVGSAWAKGAVMGHRQEQNGQVGGDFASPGEPGSPMPQDDTPAEDEDDE from the coding sequence ATGGATCAACTCGCGCAGACCGCCGGACTCGTCAGCGACGTCCTCGGTCCGGACCTCCTCGGCACCTACCTCCACGGCTCCGCCGTGCTCGGCGGCCTCGCTCCGGCCAGCGACCTGGACGTACTGGCCGTCACGCGGCGGAGCCTGGACGACCGGCAGCGTCGCGCGCTCCTCGCGGGCCTGCTGGAGATCTCCGGCCTCACGGCCGCCGTCCGGCCGGTCGAACTCACCGTCGTCGTACAGTCCGAGGTCCGCCCCTGGCGGTTTCCGCCGACCGGGGACTTCCTGTACGGCGAGTGGCTGCGCGACACACTCCGGGCGAGCGGACCCCCGATGCCCGAGCCGATGCCCGATCTGGCCCTGGTGCTCACGATGGTCCTGGCGGGCGACCACCCCCTCACCGGTCCACCGCCCGCCGAACTCCTCGACCCCGTCCCGCACCCCGACCTCGTCCGGGCGAGCGTCGAAAGCATCCCCGGACTCCTCGCCGACCTGGCCGACGACACCCGCAACGTCCTCCTGACCCTGGCCCGCATCTGGACCACCCTCGCCACAGGCCACGTCGTGCCCAAACACACCGCCGCCGACTGGGCCCTCACCCACCTCCCCGCCCAACACCGCCCCGCCCTCCAGCACGCCCGTGACCTGTACCTCACCACCCTTTACGAGGACGAGGTCTGGCCCCGAGAGCTGATGGAGCAGGTGCGTCCGCACGTGGACGAGGTGCTGGCCCGCACGCTGGCGCTTCGCCGGCACCCCCTGGACACTGTTCCTGTCGGATCCGCCTGGGCGAAGGGGGCTGTGATGGGGCATCGGCAGGAGCAGAACGGGCAGGTCGGCGGGGATTTCGCGAGTCCTGGGGAGCCGGGGAGTCCGATGCCACAGGACGATACGCCGGCGGAGGACGAGGACGACGAGTAG
- a CDS encoding class I SAM-dependent methyltransferase: MPHESAVYTHGHHESVLRSHTWRTAANSAAYLVGALKPHMEILDIGCGPGTITADLAALVPQGRVTGLERAPEVLERARATVEERGLANVRFVTGDVHALDFPDASFCVTHAHQVLQHVGDPVQALREMRRVTKPGGMVAVRDADYAAMTWYPAVEGLDGWLDLYHRVARANGGEPDAGRRLRAWAREAGFADASITSTATAWCYAAPEERAWWSGLWADRTVASSYARLAVDGGHATEDELHRIAAAWREWGAREDGWFGVLHGEVLCRV; the protein is encoded by the coding sequence ATGCCGCACGAGTCCGCCGTCTACACCCACGGCCACCACGAGTCCGTCCTGCGCTCGCACACCTGGCGCACCGCGGCCAACTCGGCCGCGTACCTGGTGGGCGCGCTGAAGCCGCACATGGAGATCCTGGACATCGGCTGCGGCCCGGGCACCATCACGGCCGATCTGGCCGCGCTGGTGCCGCAGGGCCGGGTGACCGGGCTGGAGCGGGCACCTGAGGTGCTGGAGCGGGCGCGGGCCACGGTCGAGGAGCGCGGCCTGGCCAACGTCCGCTTCGTGACCGGCGATGTCCACGCACTGGACTTCCCGGACGCCTCCTTCTGCGTCACCCACGCCCACCAGGTCCTCCAGCATGTGGGCGACCCGGTACAGGCGCTGCGCGAGATGCGCCGCGTGACGAAGCCGGGCGGCATGGTGGCCGTACGGGACGCCGACTACGCGGCCATGACCTGGTACCCGGCGGTCGAGGGGCTGGACGGCTGGCTGGACCTCTACCACCGGGTGGCCCGCGCCAACGGCGGCGAGCCGGACGCGGGCCGGCGCCTGCGCGCCTGGGCGCGGGAGGCCGGCTTCGCCGACGCCTCGATCACCTCGACCGCCACCGCCTGGTGCTATGCGGCCCCCGAGGAACGCGCCTGGTGGAGCGGCCTGTGGGCGGACCGCACGGTCGCCTCCTCCTACGCCCGGCTGGCGGTGGACGGCGGCCACGCCACCGAGGACGAGCTGCACCGGATCGCCGCCGCCTGGCGGGAGTGGGGCGCGCGGGAGGACGGCTGGTTCGGGGTCCTGCACGGGGAGGTGCTGTGCCGGGTGTGA
- a CDS encoding VOC family protein, which yields MDILGTSLRVCVTDLDAAVGVYERLTGAEAMRFHHGGVSVAAVGCFFLMSGPEAQLSVLRKITATLAVEDVDDAVADLTAVGAQIIAGPLPTPIGRNVVARHPDGSVFEYVDRKAA from the coding sequence ATGGACATTCTGGGGACCTCGCTGCGGGTGTGCGTGACCGACCTCGACGCCGCGGTCGGCGTCTACGAACGACTGACCGGCGCCGAGGCGATGCGCTTCCACCACGGTGGCGTCTCGGTCGCGGCCGTCGGCTGCTTCTTCCTGATGAGCGGTCCGGAGGCGCAGCTGTCGGTCCTCCGCAAGATCACCGCGACGCTCGCCGTCGAGGACGTGGACGACGCGGTGGCCGACCTGACGGCGGTCGGCGCGCAGATCATCGCGGGCCCGCTGCCGACGCCGATCGGCCGCAACGTCGTCGCCCGTCATCCCGACGGCTCGGTCTTCGAGTACGTCGACCGCAAGGCGGCCTGA